The Antarcticibacterium flavum genome contains the following window.
GGGAAGGATAATGCTCATTCCATTGAAAGATCCCTTTTTCCTTCATAGCCACGGCACAATCTTCGGTCAGTTTTTTTATTTCCTGGAGGTCTTCCTTAGTAGCGATCCTTATTTTCATGTGGGAAATTTGTTTAATCTCTGTGAGATAATATTGGATTTAAAAACAAAAAACCACCCTTAAAAAGAGTGGTTTTGTGGAGAATATCGGAGTCGAACCGATGACCTTTTGGCTGCCAGCCAAACGCTCTAGCCAGCTGAGCTAATCCCCCTTGAAGGGCCAAAGGTAAAACAAAATTTTAAATGTGTAAAATCTTATTTTCTTTTTTAAAAGCGATGCTATTTCATCTCTGCCTTAAGTTGTTCTTTGTCTTTTTTCAAAAATTTCACCGTCCTCTCCAACACATATTGGAATTCTTTAGGAAATTCTTCCTGCTCCCAGGGATGGGAGAGTCCATACACATGATCTGCACTTTCCACCAGCAGAAGGTCGGGGAAGGGGCTCCATTCAAACAACTGGCCTGAATCACTAATTGGTACAGATGTGTCATTGCTGCCGTGAACAATGAGATGCGGAATTTCGAGCTCTTTTGCAGCCCTGGAAATATCCAGCCTTTCTTCATTTTCCTGGAAATTGGTATAAAATTGAAAATGGTGTGGCAGCTTCTGGCCTGTACGTGTGTTGACGATATAGCTTACCCCTTTCTCACGCCATTTTTCAAGCTCTTTTTCCTCCGGGAAACGCGAGGCAAAATCACTTACAGAAGATAATGTTACCAGCCGGGTGATCCTTTTATCTTCCGAAGCTTTTATTGTGGCAATGCCTCCTCCACGTGAATGGCCTATCACATTTAAATTAGCGACATCCAGCTGGACCGCATGTTCAAAGTCTGGCAGTAATATCCAGTCTATAATACTTTGCAGGTCATCCAGTTCCTTGATGTAATTATTGTCTCCAAAGGCTTCAATATCCCGAAATTCCAAAGGATCATCTGGAGTAATGCCGTTATGGGAAAAATTAAATTTCAGGAAGAAAAAACCTTCCCTTGCAAAATATTCCCCCATTTTTTCCCAGGCTCCCCAGTCTTTAAATCCCTTATATCCATGACAAAAAAGAATTACCTGCTTTGGTTTGTCATCCTCCCTGAAAATTAGGTCTGTAAGCACAGGTTTGCCATGTTTGCCTTCTATTTGTAAATTCTTCTTTTTAGTAAGTTCCATATGCATTTTTTATTTCTTTTTCAAGAAACGGAATTTTAGGGTCACAGATCTCCTTTATGAGGTACTTTAACTGTACTTTAAAGTTTTCCAGGACCTCAGGATCAATATTGTAATTCTTGTTGCGGTCGCGGCTGTGTTCTTTTTTTGCAAATTTGAGGAAACCCTGTTTCAGGTTTTTAAAGGAGATCACGCCTGCTTCGACCTGTGGCCCGCCACTCCTGTTTTCCAGCAGCATGGTGGCATACATAAGCACCTGGAAAGGTTTAGAGAACTTGTCGTAATCTGTGATTATATCATCCCAGTT
Protein-coding sequences here:
- a CDS encoding alpha/beta hydrolase family protein yields the protein MELTKKKNLQIEGKHGKPVLTDLIFREDDKPKQVILFCHGYKGFKDWGAWEKMGEYFAREGFFFLKFNFSHNGITPDDPLEFRDIEAFGDNNYIKELDDLQSIIDWILLPDFEHAVQLDVANLNVIGHSRGGGIATIKASEDKRITRLVTLSSVSDFASRFPEEKELEKWREKGVSYIVNTRTGQKLPHHFQFYTNFQENEERLDISRAAKELEIPHLIVHGSNDTSVPISDSGQLFEWSPFPDLLLVESADHVYGLSHPWEQEEFPKEFQYVLERTVKFLKKDKEQLKAEMK